A portion of the Clostridia bacterium genome contains these proteins:
- a CDS encoding molybdopterin-guanine dinucleotide biosynthesis protein MobB, whose translation MRRSPALRPRRPPPRPRPRSRMFHGTEPPVIGFVGPSGAGKTTLLERLLARWARSGWRVGVIKHAHHALRPDDPNTDTARLARAGAAAVRAAPWEEPWHAAVRRLVEQDPCLDWIVAEGYHAAPVVQILVVRDARDAAAERERARGWVVGVVAGGRGSQAGGVRAWTPADVAELAAFVA comes from the coding sequence ATGCGCCGGTCGCCGGCCCTTCGACCGAGGCGGCCGCCGCCGCGGCCGCGCCCGCGTTCACGCATGTTCCACGGAACTGAACCGCCCGTCATCGGGTTTGTGGGCCCTTCCGGGGCGGGCAAGACGACCCTCCTGGAACGTCTCCTCGCGCGCTGGGCGCGGAGCGGGTGGCGCGTGGGCGTCATCAAGCACGCGCACCATGCGCTGCGGCCGGACGATCCGAACACGGACACGGCGCGGCTGGCCCGGGCCGGCGCGGCGGCCGTGCGGGCCGCGCCGTGGGAGGAGCCCTGGCACGCCGCCGTGCGCCGGCTCGTCGAGCAGGATCCCTGCCTCGACTGGATCGTCGCCGAGGGATACCACGCCGCGCCCGTCGTCCAGATCCTCGTCGTCCGCGACGCGCGTGACGCGGCCGCGGAGCGGGAGCGGGCCCGGGGTTGGGTCGTGGGGGTCGTGGCCGGCGGCCGCGGGTCGCAGGCGGGAGGCGTGCGGGCGTGGACGCCCGCCGACGTGGCCGAACTCGCGGCGTTCGTGGCC